Within Burkholderia cepacia GG4, the genomic segment CGCACCGACGCCAGCAAGCGCGGCAGCGACACGCTGCCGATGCCGCTACCCATCAGTTCAATTGCAGTCGCCCGCAGCACGGCCCCCGGCAACAGCACGTCCGCGCCGCCGATCGAGCCGATCTGCACGAAACGCAGCCGACGGCCATCGGGGGTCGCCTTCGCGGCTGCCACCAGCAGCGTCTGCGCGCTGGCGCCCCACAGATAATCGAGCACGACGTCCACGCCCGCGCGGAAATGCGGTTCGAGCGCACGCGCCAGATGCTCATCGTCCTGCTGCAACGACACGACGGCATCCGCACCGGCATTCAGCAAAGCCTGCAGCGCAGCCGCGTTGCGGCCTGTCGCGATCACCTTCGCGGCGCCGAGATGCTTCGCGATCTGCACCGCCAGCCGCCCCGACGTACCCGTCGCGCCATTGACGAGCACCGTCTCGCCCGCGACGAGCCGCGCGCGTTCGCTCAGCGCCGCCCACGACGACATCCCGGGAATCGCGATCGCCGCGGCCGTGACGTCGTCGAGCGTATCCGGCAGCGGCACGCATTGCGTATCGGGCGCGATCGTGCGTTCGGCCATCGCGCCGAACGGCGCAGGCGCACCGAAGAAGTAGACACGTTGACCATCGTCGAGGCGGCCAACGCCGTCGACGCCGACGACGAACGGATAGCGTGCGTCCGACGAGTAGTGCTTGCCGGACGCACGTGCCTGTGCGATCCGGCTCAGTGCGGACGCCGTCACGTCGATCAGGCTGTGGCCCGGCATTGCGCGCGGCGCATCGAATTCCATATGAACGGGACGCTCGCCGGCGCCCGTCACGACTGCTGCTTTCATGGTGACTCCTTGATTCGGGGATCTCGATCGACGGTTCCGGTGCGCATCAGCGTGCGTCGAGCCACGCGCGCAGTGCCGGATCGCGCACTTCCAGTACGTCGAACAGGCCGAGCGCCCGCAGCGCGGGCAACGCGTCGATCGCGTCGGCCTCCGCGCGCGCCCGGTCGGCGGATATTGCGTTCGGGTCTGTCAGCACCCGTGCGTTGACCAGGAACGCGCCGACGGTGCCCTTGCGGATCGTCGTTCCGTCGGCTTCAATCCGGTCGGCATGGTCGGGAAGCATCTGTTCAGCTCGCATCGCGTCGTACTCCGGTTGTCATCGATAGACGCAGTGTAGGCGTACGAAGTCGGCCGATATCCGGTATAACTGCCATTCGATACCGATATCCGGCCATGTCCGATCCGCTCCTGCCCACCCGATTCATTACGTCCGACGATGGCCCGTTCGTGGTCGCCGCCGTGCTGTCGCAACGCGACCCGCGCATCACGCCGCCGCATGCGCATGCACGCGGCCAACTCGTCGGCGCGCTGAGCGGGTTGCTGACGATCGGCCTCGACGACCAGGACTGGGTCGTGCCGGCGATCCATGCGATCTGGATTCCGCCACATTGCCGGCATTCGTTGCATTCGTTCGGGCCGATTTCCGGTTGGTCGGCGTTCGTCGCCGAAGCGCGCTGCGCGGCGCTGCCGGATACCCCGCGCGCGATCCGCACAACGCCGCTGCTGCGCGAAGCCGTGCAGCGCGCGGCCAGCTGGGGCGATTCGGAACTGGATGCCGCGCAGACGCGGATCGTCGACGTGATCCTCGATGAAATCGCGGCATCGGAGGTCGAGGCGCTGGGGCTGGTCCGGCCGCAGGACCCGCGGCTCGTGAAGATCACCGATGCGCTAGCCGCGGATCTCGCGGACAACCGGCGGCTGGAGGAATGGGCCGAATGGGCCGGCATCAGTGCGCGGACGATGAGCCGCCGCTTCGTCGCCGAGACGGGGCGGACGTTCGCGCAGTGGCGTCAGCAGGCCAGGCTGTTACGGGCGCTGGAGAGAATTGCCGATGACGTACCGGTGACGACGATCGCGCTCGATCTCGGGTACGACAACGTGAGCGCGTTCATCGACATGTTTCGGCGAGCGTTGGGGACGACGCCGGGGAAATATATGGAAGACGGGAGCAAATCGAAGAACGATGCGCGGTGACAACCTGCGCCGGGCAAGAAACTCGAACCGGCTTGCCGTATCCAGGGCAAATCAGATGATCGTCCGATAGGCTTCGAGGGCCTTGCAGGTCTGAACCATGCCCAGACGCTGCAGGATCTCGAGATAATGATCCACCAACATTGGCGGATACTTCAGTGTTTCGCGCTGTCGTCGGGCTGCAGTGACAACCGCGGCCGGCTCGAGATCGAAAAGATTATCGGCAAACACATCCGGGTGCTGTGCTTCGACACCATAGATCGACAACACCTCGTCGGGAAAATCTTTTTGATTGAACGTTACGATCACACTGGCGTTGCAGCGGATCGCAGCAGCAAGCACGTGTCGATCACCCGGATCCGGCAGCGTCAGCCCGTCGATCAACGTTTCGTATCCGGTCACTAGCGCATCGGGTATTGCACGATCCATCAGGCTTGCTGTCCAGTCGAGTTGCGCAGCGGTCAGGTCGGCCCGGTTTCGCAGCAGATTCCGCTTCCACTCGTCATGAATCCGGCTGCTCCAGCGGGCCCTGAAGCAGCCGCTCAACGCAAGCCACATCAGGAAATCGCGTAGCGGAGCGGGATAAAGCACGCACGCATCATAGACCGCCGTGAATGGCGAACTCGTCATTCGTAGCCCATCCCAAGCTTCTGCGCCTGCCGGCTCAATTCTTCCATTGCGTCTGCGCTCGCCTGATCGCGTTCCGTCTTGTAGCGCATCAGATCGGAAAATCGTATGCGGCGATGCTTGCCAGTCTTGTGGTGAGGCAATGCATTCGATTCCAGCAGCTTAATCAGGTGCGGACGAGAGACATTGAGCAGATCGGCTGCTTCCTGCGTCGTCAGTTCCGCATGGACCGGCACGACCTTGACCGCATTGCCATCGGCCAGCTCGGCGAGGATATCGACCAGCAGACGCAGCGCGGAGGTCGGAAGTTCGACCTGATGCGCGCGATTTTCGTCGTCGAAGATCTGGATACGCTGTATATCCGTTCGCGTTGCCAGGTACGCAGCAAGCGCACGCTGCCCTTCGACAGCCGCCCGCATCTCGCGCTCGACGGGCAAGATCGTTTCGGTCATCGTGGTGTGAGGCATCGCGCGCTCCAAACGGGGTTCTGGATGACGCGATTTTATTCGAAACAAACGAAAATCGCAATAAACGAAATTTGATATCGCCCTTTATATAGCGGTCCGTTCGTTCAATACGTCCCATCCCCCTTCTTCACCACCTCACCGCCCTTCCCCTTGAACTGCGCCGCCAGCCGCTCCGCACTTCTCGCGAGCAGCGTCGTATCGACCCCGACCGCGACGAACAGCGCGCCCGCTTCCAGATAGCGCCGCGCGGCCGCTTCGTCCGCGCTCAGAATCCCCGGCGCCTTCCCCGCCGCCTTGATCGAGCGGATCGCACCATCGATCGCAGCCTGCACGTCCGGATGCCCGGGGTTGCCGAGATGCCCGAGATCGGCGGCCAGGTCAGCCGGCCCGATGAATACACCATCAACACCTTCCACGCGCGCAATCGCATCGATCGCATCGAGCCCGGCCCGTGTCTCGACCTGCACGAGCACGGCCATCTCGTCGTTCGCACGATGCAGGTAGTCGCCCACCCGATTCCACCGTGATGCACGCGCCAGCGCACTGCCAACGCCGCGCATCCCGTGCGGCGGATAACGCGTCGCAGCCACCGCCGCGCGCGCTTCGTCGGCGCTCTGCACCATCGGCACGAGCAGCGTCTGCACGCCGAGATCGAGCACCTGCTTGACGATCACCGCGTCGTTCCACGGCACGCGCACGACCGGATGCGACGGATACGGCGCGATCGCCTGCAACTGCGCGAGGATCGTCGGCACCGTGTTCGGCGCATGTTCGCCGTCGATCAGCAGCCAGTCGAAACCGGCGCCTGCAACGACTTCGGCGCTATACGGATTCGCCAGACCGAGCCACAGCCCGACCTGCGCGTCGCCGCGCGCGAGCGCGGCCTTGAACACATTCGACGGAATCTGCATTGTTCACTCACCTCACTCGAAGTAGCACTGGATCGTCCCGAGCGGGCCGTAATCCACGCTGAACGTGTCGCCCGGCCGCGCCGCGCACGGCCGCGTAAACGAGCCGCCGAGCACGATCTGTCCCGGTTCCAGCGCGACGTCGAAACGCGCCAGCCGGTTGGCGAGCCACGCGACGCCATTGGCCGGATGGTTCAGCACGCCGGCCGCGACGCCCGTTTCCTCGACCACGCCGTTGCGCGACATGATCGCCGCGACCCAGCGCAGGTCGACGTCCTGCGGCCGCACCGGCCGCCCGCCGATCACGACGCCCGCGTTCGCCGCGTTGTCGGCGATCGTGTCGAACACCTTGCGCGGCCGTTTCGTATCGGGGTCGATCGACTGGCTGCGCGCGTCGATGATCTCGAGCGCCGGCACGACGTAATCGACCGCGTCGTACACGTCGAAGATCGTGCAGTTCGGGCCCGAGAGCCGCTTGCCGAGCACGAACGCGAGTTCGACCTCGACGCGCGGCACGATGAAGCGCCCGGTCGGGATCGTGCCGCCGTCGGCAAAGAACATGTCGTCGAGCAGCGCGCCGTAATCGGGCTCGTCGATCTGCGACGTGTTCTGCATCGCCTTCGACGTGAGGCCGATCTTGTGCCCCTTCAGCGTGCGGCCTTCCGCGAGCTTGAGGGTCACCCACGCGCGCTGGATCGCATACGCGTCGTCGATCGTGATGTCGGGATGGTCGAGCGAGATCTGGCGGATCTGCTTGCGCTCGCGTTCGGCGTCGTGCAGACGCTGCGCGAGCTGGTCGATGAGAGCGGGTTCGAGCATGGTCGGATCGGGAATGGGGTTCAGCCGGCCCGCTTGTAGCGGGCGTGAATGTTGTTGTGCTTGTACGAGCCGCTTTCGCTGAACTCGGTCAGCTCCATCGACAGCGCAAGGTAGCGTTTCGCATAAAGCTCGGCGAAATGCGCCTTGATCGCGTCGAACAGCGCGTCGCACGCGGCCTTCTTCTGCGCATCGGTGCGGCCCGAGCCGATCTTCAGCGTCACGTGGACGAATGCGTCGTCCTCCGTGCCGTCGGCGACGCAGTAATCCTGCAGCTCGATCGCGCGCGAGCGGATGCCGCCCGTCGGAAACACGCCGCCCTGCGCGATCAGCGTCGCGTTGATGGTGCGCAGCAGCGCGGGAATGCGCGCGTCGTCGCGGATGTTCGCGGTGTATTCGACGACGATGTGTGGCATGGCAACGCTCCGGATAGTTGATGCGACGCTCAGGCGAGCGGGAAGATCGCGTTGATCTGCCCGGTGCCCGAGCTCGCGAAATAATCGGTGACGATCTCGACCGGCTTGTTGTAGCGATCCCAGCCGAGCAGGCCGAGCAGCATCGCCGTGTCGTGCATGCCGCCTTCGCCGTGACAATGCGTGTTGTACTCGGGCAGCATCGCGCAGAAGGTCTTGAAATCGCCCTGCTTCCACAGCTCGACCACGCGCAGGTCGACCTGCCGGAAGAATTCGCGGCTGATCTGGTGGATCGATTCCTCGGGGCTGCCGTTGTCGTTGAAGCGGTGCGACAGCGAACCGCTCGCGAGAAACGCGACGTTCGAATCGCTTTTTTCGATCGCTTCGAGCAGCGCTTCGCCGAAGCGCCGGCTCTCGTCGAGCGTGTGCCACATGCACCAGCCCGCGATCGACACGACCTTGAAGTGCTGGTCGCCGTTCATGTAGCGCATCGGCACGAGCGTGCCGTATTCGAGTTCCAGGCTGTCGATCTCGTGCGCGCGCGTCGCAATGCCGCGTTCGCTGGCCGTCTCGGCGATCAGCCTGCCGAGCGCCGGGTTGCCCGGATACGCGTACTCCATGTCGCGGATGAAATGCGGCAGCTCGTTGCTCGTGTAGGTGCCCGCGAACCGCGCATTGCAGTTCACGTGATAGCCGGCATTGACGAGCCAGTGCACGTCCGACACGACGATCGTGTCGACGCCGAGCGCGCGGCAGCGCTCGCCGATCAGCTGATGGCCGCG encodes:
- a CDS encoding 5-carboxymethyl-2-hydroxymuconate Delta-isomerase; translation: MPHIVVEYTANIRDDARIPALLRTINATLIAQGGVFPTGGIRSRAIELQDYCVADGTEDDAFVHVTLKIGSGRTDAQKKAACDALFDAIKAHFAELYAKRYLALSMELTEFSESGSYKHNNIHARYKRAG
- the hpaD gene encoding 3,4-dihydroxyphenylacetate 2,3-dioxygenase; its protein translation is MGKLSLAAKITHVPSMYLSELPGRHHGCREAAIRGHQLIGERCRALGVDTIVVSDVHWLVNAGYHVNCNARFAGTYTSNELPHFIRDMEYAYPGNPALGRLIAETASERGIATRAHEIDSLELEYGTLVPMRYMNGDQHFKVVSIAGWCMWHTLDESRRFGEALLEAIEKSDSNVAFLASGSLSHRFNDNGSPEESIHQISREFFRQVDLRVVELWKQGDFKTFCAMLPEYNTHCHGEGGMHDTAMLLGLLGWDRYNKPVEIVTDYFASSGTGQINAIFPLA
- the hpaH gene encoding 2-oxo-hept-4-ene-1,7-dioate hydratase, whose amino-acid sequence is MLEPALIDQLAQRLHDAERERKQIRQISLDHPDITIDDAYAIQRAWVTLKLAEGRTLKGHKIGLTSKAMQNTSQIDEPDYGALLDDMFFADGGTIPTGRFIVPRVEVELAFVLGKRLSGPNCTIFDVYDAVDYVVPALEIIDARSQSIDPDTKRPRKVFDTIADNAANAGVVIGGRPVRPQDVDLRWVAAIMSRNGVVEETGVAAGVLNHPANGVAWLANRLARFDVALEPGQIVLGGSFTRPCAARPGDTFSVDYGPLGTIQCYFE
- a CDS encoding PIN domain-containing protein — its product is MTSSPFTAVYDACVLYPAPLRDFLMWLALSGCFRARWSSRIHDEWKRNLLRNRADLTAAQLDWTASLMDRAIPDALVTGYETLIDGLTLPDPGDRHVLAAAIRCNASVIVTFNQKDFPDEVLSIYGVEAQHPDVFADNLFDLEPAAVVTAARRQRETLKYPPMLVDHYLEILQRLGMVQTCKALEAYRTII
- the hpaI gene encoding 4-hydroxy-2-oxoheptanedioate aldolase, yielding MQIPSNVFKAALARGDAQVGLWLGLANPYSAEVVAGAGFDWLLIDGEHAPNTVPTILAQLQAIAPYPSHPVVRVPWNDAVIVKQVLDLGVQTLLVPMVQSADEARAAVAATRYPPHGMRGVGSALARASRWNRVGDYLHRANDEMAVLVQVETRAGLDAIDAIARVEGVDGVFIGPADLAADLGHLGNPGHPDVQAAIDGAIRSIKAAGKAPGILSADEAAARRYLEAGALFVAVGVDTTLLARSAERLAAQFKGKGGEVVKKGDGTY
- a CDS encoding AraC family transcriptional regulator encodes the protein MSDPLLPTRFITSDDGPFVVAAVLSQRDPRITPPHAHARGQLVGALSGLLTIGLDDQDWVVPAIHAIWIPPHCRHSLHSFGPISGWSAFVAEARCAALPDTPRAIRTTPLLREAVQRAASWGDSELDAAQTRIVDVILDEIAASEVEALGLVRPQDPRLVKITDALAADLADNRRLEEWAEWAGISARTMSRRFVAETGRTFAQWRQQARLLRALERIADDVPVTTIALDLGYDNVSAFIDMFRRALGTTPGKYMEDGSKSKNDAR
- a CDS encoding quinone oxidoreductase family protein, with protein sequence MKAAVVTGAGERPVHMEFDAPRAMPGHSLIDVTASALSRIAQARASGKHYSSDARYPFVVGVDGVGRLDDGQRVYFFGAPAPFGAMAERTIAPDTQCVPLPDTLDDVTAAAIAIPGMSSWAALSERARLVAGETVLVNGATGTSGRLAVQIAKHLGAAKVIATGRNAAALQALLNAGADAVVSLQQDDEHLARALEPHFRAGVDVVLDYLWGASAQTLLVAAAKATPDGRRLRFVQIGSIGGADVLLPGAVLRATAIELMGSGIGSVSLPRLLASVRGVFDAAGPAGLSIDTRTVPLSNVGEHWSDANSLVRPVFTMHGA
- a CDS encoding helix-turn-helix domain-containing protein, whose amino-acid sequence is MPHTTMTETILPVEREMRAAVEGQRALAAYLATRTDIQRIQIFDDENRAHQVELPTSALRLLVDILAELADGNAVKVVPVHAELTTQEAADLLNVSRPHLIKLLESNALPHHKTGKHRRIRFSDLMRYKTERDQASADAMEELSRQAQKLGMGYE